One stretch of Caldinitratiruptor microaerophilus DNA includes these proteins:
- a CDS encoding ABC transporter ATP-binding protein yields MPLLEMDRVTMAFGGLRAVEDFTLRLEPGELVGLIGPNGAGKTTVFNVITGVYRPTAGRIRFQGQDIAGRPPADITRLGIARTFQNIRLFADMTVLENILVAYNFRVAYGFWRAIFRGPSFHAEERRLRDEAMELLRLVHLHDKAGYPAGSLPYGEQRRLEIARALATRPRLLLLDEPAAGMNPAEGQELMEFIRWVRSRFDLTILLIEHHMPIVMGVCERVLVLDFGRVIAEGKPAEIQNNPRVIEAYLGEEEAAG; encoded by the coding sequence GTGCCGCTGCTTGAGATGGACCGCGTCACGATGGCCTTCGGCGGGCTGAGGGCCGTCGAGGACTTCACCCTCCGGCTCGAGCCCGGCGAGCTCGTGGGCCTCATCGGCCCGAACGGAGCCGGCAAGACGACCGTGTTCAACGTGATCACCGGCGTGTACCGGCCCACCGCCGGGCGCATCCGCTTCCAGGGCCAGGATATCGCCGGCCGGCCGCCCGCTGACATCACCCGCCTCGGGATCGCCCGGACCTTCCAGAACATCCGCCTCTTCGCCGACATGACGGTGCTGGAGAACATCCTCGTCGCCTACAACTTCCGGGTGGCGTACGGATTCTGGCGGGCGATCTTCCGGGGGCCGAGCTTCCACGCCGAGGAGCGGCGGCTGCGGGACGAGGCCATGGAGCTCCTGCGCCTGGTGCACCTCCACGACAAGGCCGGCTACCCGGCCGGGAGCCTTCCCTACGGCGAGCAGCGGCGGCTGGAGATCGCCCGGGCGCTGGCCACCCGGCCCCGTCTGCTCCTCCTGGACGAGCCGGCCGCGGGGATGAACCCCGCGGAGGGCCAGGAACTCATGGAGTTCATCCGCTGGGTCCGGAGCCGGTTCGACCTCACGATCCTCCTGATCGAGCACCACATGCCGATCGTCATGGGCGTCTGCGAGCGGGTCCTGGTGCTTGACTTCGGCCGGGTGATCGCAGAGGGCAAGCCGGCCGAGATCCAGAACAACCCCCGG